The following is a genomic window from Candidatus Zixiibacteriota bacterium.
CGTCACCATCGAAATCGGCCGTACACACCGATATCGGGGTACCGGTCGCCGAATAGCTCACCGGTGTCCGGAAAGGTCTGTCCTGAGTGATCGTGATAACATCGGCCGGCTCCACAAGACCGACTGGCGTGATAGATATCTGGCAGCTCCTGGCGGCGCCGGTGCGATTGGGCTGGGCCACAAGTGACAGGTCGGTCGGCGAAGCACCGGAATCGGGTAAAACTGTCAGCCAGTCGGCGTCACTCTCGGCAACCCAGTTGCAGATCGGCACGCCCGAACAGCTGAACACTGATAACTCAGGATTCGTCCCTCCGAGCGGCGGCGTGGCGAGTTCGTCGGCAGACGGGCACAGAATGTTACCGGCAACGGGCTGTACCACTCGCAATGTCTGGGGTGATTCCCCGATACCGTCAGCCGTCACCGTAACAGTGGCGCTGCGGTCCGAGCCGGTGGTGTTGGCCAGGGCATCGATCGCGAAACCTTCCGGGGTCGTACCCGAAGCAGCCGTAAGACTGAACCAGTCGGAGGACTCGGTGGCGGTCCAGTCGAAGGTGGCTCTGACTGTTCCGTTGAGAACGTTGATTGAGGGACTCTCTCCCCCACCGCTCGCAAAAATAAGGGCTGTATCCGATAAAAGCAGGGTCGAGCCGGACACAATTGCGGTGTCGAGGTTGCTGACAATGGTTTGATTATTGTCGTTATCCAGGGCAATCAGACGGTAACGGTAGGTGGCATTGGCAACCAGTGCTCTGTCAACGCAGGCGCATTCAAATGCGTCCAGGGTGTCAGTAGTTACAAAATCGCCATCGAGCGTCTCGCTTCGCTGTACGAGATATGCCGAGCATATTGCCCGGTCGAGCCTGTTCCATGTAAGGACAACTCCCGTCCACGAGAACTCGGCTTCAAGAAGCAGCTGATCGGATGCGGTTTCCTTATCAGGTGCTTCGGGATTATTGCTGCAGTTGATCAATAGAGCCGCAGCACACAAAGCGGTTACAAACGTGAGGCGCAGAACTTTTTTTTGAATCGACCTCATAGACTCCTCCGCAAAACGGTACTACTTCACCCTGACCGGGCGCAACCGCTGCGTCCGGCCTGTTGTATTTCCTATTGTCTAGATAGGTATTTCGGACGATTGTCCGCTCTCGGAATTAATAGACGCTGGACGGGTTGTCAATATCAAAAGCAAAAGAAAGATAACAATTGGAGCTTCAGGTCCCTTTTCTGGGGGAGGTCTTTGTGCCGTGAGACCGATGGCACCGACGATGGATTGGGGGTAATTTTCACGATTCGATAAGGACCACCAGCACAAACTCATTGTTGGTCAAGGTGATGTCAGGCCCAGAAGAAGGCTTCTTCTAAAGGCAAGAGCGTGCCTAGGCACCAACTTTTTTCGGTAAGCCAAAGTGTCGGCTGGTGTATCTCATAACCAGCTGCCGGTAAAACAAAAAACCCAAGAATTCCGTTGCCATACCGCATCGCAAAAGATTAATATTGTCTTCCGCCTGCACGGGGTACTTTTGCAATGCCCGCGAAAGGTGGTTACAGAGTCTTGTCAACGCTTGGAGAATTGTATATGCGAATAGTCCCGATTGTTATGCTGGTGTTCTCGAATCTCTTCATGACCTACGCATGGTACGGTCATCTGAAGGATTTTCGCGCGAAGCCGCTGCTGATTGTGATAGCCCTAAGCTGGGGTGTCGCCTTCTTTGAATACTGCCTTCAGGTTCCGGCCAATCGCATCGGCTTCGATTATTTCAGTCTCGGGCAGTTGAAGGTCATTCAGGAAGTCTTGACGATGATTGTCTTTGCGGGCTTTGCTTATTTCTACATGAAACAGCAATTGACCTGGGATTTCCTGTGGGCGGGTTTGTGTTTGGTCGGCGCCGCCTATTTCATGTTCCGGCATTTACCGTCAGGCAATTAGCCGGGTGCGTCCGAGCGGACTCTCAGTTGAAAAAGATTCCGAATATCAGGGCTGCCAGCGCCATCGCGGCCAATACCAGCCGGGCATATTTCACCAGACCGTCAAAGTTTCGCTGATGCCAGTCGGCGAGGCCGCGCAGATGCAAAAACTTAAGGACGCGGATTCTGAGCGTCAGCATCTGCGGTGTTATCACCGCCATGAATACAAAGACCAGCCCCAGAGCTACAAATACAACCTGCTGAGTCATGTGACCTCCCTGCTGTATCCAAATATTATACTCCCATGTACAGGTAGTTATTCAACAGATGTCAACTCTGAATCGATGGAATCCTGCCGAATCGATCCTTCAGCGAACCAGGATCATTTTCTTGGACTGTTCGAAGGAGCCGGCCCTGAGACGATATAAATAAAGCCCGCTGGCAACCCCGCTGCCATCCCAGTAAACATCATAATTGCCCGGTTGCATTTCTCGGTCGAGAAGCCTGGCTACTCGCTGGCCAAGAATATTGAACACTTCGAGCCTGACATGGCAGGCTTGAGGCAGAGCAATGTCGATTCTGGTCGACGGGTTAAAGGGATTCGGGTAATTTTGCGAAAGCGCGAACGACACCGGCAATTCTCCGGTTCCGGGGTCGTCCGGGTTTTCCCCGTCAGAGGGAGCGCCCGAAAGTATTTCATCCACCGCCTGTCTGAGGGCGGCCGTAGCCATGTCCCGCCCGAAGAACGACAGAGGGATATCGAAAAACACGTAGGAATAATCGTCGCCGAAATAGCGCCATGCAACCGGTTGACCTTCCCAGTCGGAATTATTGCGCGAGTGATACCTGTAGATTATATCCGCTTTGGAGGAGTCCACCCTCACGTACGTGGCACACGGGATACCCGCAACATCCGTGATAGCGATATCCTGCGATGTCGAGTGCGACACTGTCGCCAATGAGTCCCACACCAGATGCGGATAGGCTGTTAGACGGGAACGCGCCCCCACAAGATCGGCCGGCAGGTAGGAACTTCCATATTCCCAAGGCGTTGGCGTTAAGAAGCGGCCGCCGATGTGAAACAGGTCGTGGTAGCCGTCGTCATACGTCCAGGCCGTGGTAGTGTAGTCACAGAAATTGATACCGCCGACAGTACCCCATCGACCGAAAATAATCACCTTTCCACCGATGGACAGGTAATAACCAAGGGTGTCGAGAAGTCCGTGCAGCACGGGGTTTACGCCAATGTCTTCGTAACGGGCGGTTTCGGCGCCGATTACCACAAGCTCGTAGTCAATCATGTCGTTCAACTCCACGCTGTTGCAGTCACGATAGCCCGAGACGGCGGTGGTGTCGGAGAAGTAATCGTAGTCGTAGCCGTCAAGGACCAGGCGCATGTACTCCCCCGTTTCTTTCTCGTCAACGAAATCATTGGAGTAGACCTGCGTTCGATTTACCGCCAGGATTCGGCCGAGGGCCAGCGTAGCGGCCCTGGCTCCAAACGGAGCGATTGACAACGTATCGGACAGGTTCCCGTCGGTATCAACAGCCACGACACGATAGTCGTGCAGGGAGCTTCCAAGGGCGGCATCGTCATCGACGAAAAACGTATCGAGAGTCTGTGTAATTTCGACGCCGTCACGCAAAACCGCGCAGTGGTCAAAATCCAGCTCGGCATTGCTGTACGCCCACGTAAGCCGGACCGCATCCTTTAGAGGCATCGCCAGGACATCGAACGGCGCCGCGGGCAGTGAGCGAGGCGTAAAGTAATAGGATCTTGTCTTTATCGAGGTCAGGTCGGAATTATCGTATGCCAGCACAGAGACGCAATATTCCTGACCTTCGGTAAGACCGTCAATGACGAAACTGGTATCTTCCGGTCCGAAATCGATGGCAGTGATATCCAGCGGTGACAACATCGAATAATACGACAACTCGTAACGGGCAATCGTCGGCGCATCAATGCGGTTCCAGTGCACCACGAACGAATGACCGTCCCCCGGTTCCTCCAGAGCGGCAATTCTCACGGGCGGCGGCGATGCATTCGTCGAATAAGCCGTGGCCAGTGTAGCCTTAACCATACGCGTCATATACTCGAAATCCATATAAGCGGTCTTGTCATTTTCGGTGTGATAGACAGTGGAGAATATCTTTTCCTGCACGAAAATGACATCGTACCCGGCCATCTGGAACGGCCAGTGATCCGAGGCGCCCATGCCACCGAGATCCGCGTCGATACCCACATAAGCATTGCCGAGTTGATCCCAGAGTTGAGCATAGACATTCTGACCGTTGGAGTAGACATCGGCTTTATCGGAATTTTCGAAATGCGCGATCATGTCGGCGTTGATCATCAGCACTATGTCGTCGTTTCTCTCTACCGCGCCCTCGACATAATGTGTGGCTCCAAGCAGACCGGATTCCTCGGAGTCAAAAGCGATAAATATGATAGTCATGTTGGTCTCAATATCTGCCAGGATGCGCGCGCACTCCAGGACAGCGGCGGTGCCGGAAGCATTGTCGTCGGCCCCCGGACTCTCCGGGACGGCGTCGAAATGGCCGCCGATTATAATATGCTGGTTCGGATATACCGTCCCCGGCTTATAAGCGATCACATTGGCGGCCGCGCACGGTGTCCGATCCCACAGTCGTGCCCCGGTGAACGGATCGGTGACGACCGAATCATAGCCAAACTCTCTGAATTTCGAAGAGATCCAATCACGGGCGGCGTAATTCGAAGTCGTCCCGGTAAGCCGTCGATAAAAAGCCACCAGCCGGCCAACATACGATTCGAGTGAATCCTGGCTCACTCGATCCATGAGGAGCTGAAGATCCTCAAGTGCTGAAAAAGCCATCTGCGGAGTGACACCTAAGACCGGCTCTTGGTATTTGACGTCGACTTCCATATCTGGCAGGGGGAAAATCTCTACCTTACTCCCGGCGATCTTGGCCGCATCCCAATCGACTAGAAGCAGACGGAACTGATCCTTTTCGTAAAGAACTTTGAAAACAGCGGCGTTCTTGCGGTCGGAACGACGGTCTATTGCCAGTTGGTTGCGATGGATGTCTGTGGCGAGCAACGAGTGCTCGAGGCCAGAAGTGTTTAAAAAGTGAGCCTCGTGTTTTTCCACAAGCAGTAAGCAAGTGTTGTCTGCCCGCAACAAGACATTGACATTCATAGATTTAACGACAGCGGCATCGAGGGGAGACTTTAACTCCACACGATATAGATCACCGGCAGACGCAGCGGATGCGAAGATGATGCAGGCTGTAAATATGGCTGTCAGCGTTCTCATAGAATATTTCCTAAAGTAAGATACGTACAAACAGCCAAACTGTAAAGACGCAAGCAGACTTTGCTCGACTATTGGATCATGGGAGGCGGTAAAGCCGGCGAGTGGCGTCTCAAGTGCGTAGCTTTCCGATCTCGTCGCGAAGGTGATCCTCGCGCATATCCTGGCAGATATCCTCGATCTGGAAAACGATGCGCTCGAGGTCGCCGACATTTGCCGGAATCAAAGCTTCCTCGGCCTTGTCCATCGCACCCGCGAACTCGCTGGACAGGAACTCATAGGAATCCTGGATTTCATCGGCAGCCAACTGGAAAGTCATCGTGATGAAATCGTATATCCGCTGCTCGATACCCTTGAGGTCGGGACAGGATCTGAGAATGCCGCTGACGACATCACCGATAGTCAACAGAAAGTCGCTGACTTCGCCCACGTCGAATCCCTCGACAAAGCGACGGCGCGCTATTGTTTCGGCATAATGACGCATCAGGGTCCTGTCTCGGGTGCGGACCACGGCGCAGAGAATTTGATAAATCAAGGCAATGTACCAGTGCAGGGCCTTTTCGCCGAGTTTCCGATAGCGCGGGAAACGTGAGCTCGGGGATGCTTGCCAAATATGGCGAAAGATTTCATCGATTATGGCCTCGCGGTTTTCAACCAGGTGATTATAGATCACGAAGTTGGGTCTTTGGGCCACCCTGCGAAGAGCCGCTTCATTGCGGATGTGCCAGGCATCGGCGTGGTTTTTCATATTTTCCACGAGGAACAACAACCGGCGCAGGATGTCGTAGCGCGGTGTCGGTGTCCAATGAAGCTTGCTATGGGTCGCCGACGCATCCACGTTGAGAATCTTGTCGATATATGAGGCCATCCACAGCCTTTCAAAAGGAAGATCACCGGTAATTCTTCCGATCGCCTGCCGCGAAGCCATTCCCGGATATACCAGAAACTTCGGCATCAAAAGCGGCCTGACATCTCGACCGAAAAAATAACGCGTGGCAGTCTTGTACAACTCGATATGAGTGGTGAATCCATTGGGGCTGGCGTTCAGAGTGCACAGTCTCGGCAATGAATCGGTCTTTTCTATCACCTTCAGAAAAAATCTGATCAGGTCTTGAACGTGAAGATACGGAACAGCGCTGTGACCACGTCCTCCCAGTACGCGTGAGTTCCATTTTGATGCGGTCCAGGTGTTGATAAAAACATAGAGTGGCGGATACTCGCACCAGTCGCTGTAGATGGCCGCCATTCGGACTATTGCGCTCGGGAACCATTCCTGGTGCTCCTTGATCAGTTCTTCACCGGCGCGTTTGCTGATAGCATAAGGATACTGCGCCACCGGGGGGCTGCTCTCGTCGATAGTCTTGCCTCTTGCGGGAAACTTGCAGGCGGCCAGCGAGCTGGCAAAAAGAAAACGCCGCGTTCCTATCTGCTTGGCAAGTTTGAGAATGTTGCGGGTCCCCTGCACGTTGGTGCGCTGGTATTCTTCGTTGTCTTCATTGGTGAAGTCATAATAACCGGCCAGGTGCAGCACGAAATCGGCGCCGCCGTGCTCGAGAATGCACCGAACCGGTTCCCTGAGAGAGTCAAAGTGCGCTATATCAACCTGGGTCCAGCGGATATTTTCGTGCGAGGGAATTTCAGACTCTTTCTGAGAGCGGCGGGCAAGACAGAAAAGTCGAAATTTACCCTTAACGGCGTCGACAAAGTGCCGCCCAATGAAACCGGAGGCACCGGTAACAACGATTCCGGGCAGGTTAGAGTGCATGTGACTGCCTCCCTGACAAAGCGCACCGAGGTTGTCGCCGACCCGCAACACCGGTTGGCGTCGGCCGGCTGAATCTATCTGAAAACCTACTGTCCTGCTTTGGCGGCTTCCTGCTCCGCGAGCATTCTCGCCTCGAGGTCATGATCGTAACAGTATATACCGCAGTTCAGACACCGACCGGATTCGTATGCGGCGTCTTCCTCGTCGATCGTTCCCTCAACCTCTTTGAACGTACCCAGCCTGTCTTCAAGGGTAACGACAGGTTCATGGACGCGCGGTTTGGCCTCGACACCCACTATGGACTTGTGAAGCGAGTCCTCTATAAACCCCTTCTGCCTGTCGCGGATGGGTGGTATTTTACCTTCCATCATATAGTAATGAATCGAGCGTGCGGCAAAGCGTCCGGCCGCGATAGCCTCAACCACCAATCCCGGACCGGTAAAACAGTCACCGCCGGTGAAAACATACGGCACGTCCGTCTGCAAAGTATCTTCTTTGGCATCGATAGTGTTCCATTTGGTGGTCTGAAGGTTCGGTTGCCCCTTCTCCTTGAGGAAGTCGAGGTTCGGGAACTGGCCGACAGCCTGAATCACCAGATCACAGCCTATTATTTCTTCAGTCCCTTCGACCGCTACGGGACGGCGGCGTCCGCTCGGGTCCGGCTCGCCCAGCTTCATTCCCTGAATTTCCAGTCCGCTGACAAAACCATCATTGCCGACAATCTTCAGCGGTGCGCTGAGGAATCTGAACTGCACTCCCTCTTCTTCGGCTGCGACAATCTCGGCCGGGTTGGCCGGCATTTCGTCGCGGGAACGACGATACACAATCGTCACTCTCTTCGCACCCATCCTCAGCGAACTGCGGGCGGCATCGATAGCGGTATTACCGCCCCCGATGACTATTACATGATCACCGATACGCAGCTCCTCGCCCGACTGCATACGCTCGAGGAAAGCGATACCGCTGAAGACGCCGTGGAGATCAGCGCCTTCTATGTTCAACTGCTGTTCGCTCCATGCGCCCACGGCGACGAAGATGGCATCATACTTTTCAGCCCGGAGGAAATCCATGCTGAAGTCTTCGCCGAACTCGACGCTGGTGGTAGCAGATATTCCCAGGTCGAGAATCCCCTGAATCTCCCAGTCCAGAACCTTTTTCGGCAGACGGTATTCGGGGATTCCATAGCGGAGCATACCGCCCAGAGCCGGCATTTTTTCGAATATGGCGACTTCGTGTCCCAGACGACGCAGATAGTAAGCTGCCGAAAGTCCGCCGGGTCCGCCACCTATGATAGCCACCTTCTTGCCCGTCGCCGGCGCCACCGGAATGCGCAGACGTCTTCCGGAATTCATCTCCCAGTCGGCGGCGAAGCGTTTGAGATAGTTGATAGCCACCGGTTCGTCGTTGATAGTACGCCGGCAGGCCAGGGCGCAGGGCTCGGGACAGACGCGCCCGCAGGTGAGCGGGAGGGGGTTACGTTCCTTGATAGTCAAAAGCGCCTCGGCATACTCGCCGCGCTTGATGTGCTGGATATATTTCGGGATATTTATCTGAGCCGGACACTTTTGGCGGCACGGCGCCAGACATTCGGTATACTGGTTCCAATGCAGAATTTTCGTCTTCTCGGAGATGAGCGATATTATCCCCTTCGGGCACGCTCTGGAACAGGCGCCGCAGCCGACGCACAGTTCGGGGTGGAATTTGGGAAGACCGTTCTCCCCCATACTTATGGCGCCGAACTTGCACGACTTGACGCATGTTCCCAGACCGAGGCAACCATGGTTGCAGATCAAGTGGCCATGAAAGTACAGCACCGCCGCGCGGCAGTCATCGAATCCAGCGTATTCGTACTTTTTCGTGGCGCGCAAACCGCCCTGACAATCCGGACAGGCGATTTGCGGTTCGGTATCCATGAGTTTCATACCCAGAAACTCGGCCACCTGGTTGGCGACTTCCGTTTGACCCACCACACATGCGTTAGCCTCGGCCTGTCCCTGCACCATCGCCTCGGCGCACGCTGCGCAGCCGGCAAATCCGCAACCGCCACAGTTGGCGCCGGGGAGTATATCGAGGACGCCTTTTATACGCGGATCCTCTTTCACATAAAATACACGGGCGGCAATACCCAATCCGACGGCGGCTATAAACCCGATCCCCGAAAGCACTATGATCGGTAACAACATATTACAATTCCACCTTCATTGCTAATTAACCATTCCCGAAAACCCGAGAAAGGCCAGCGACATAATGCCGGCCGTCACCAGCGCGATCGCCGTACCCTGCATAGCCCGTGGCACCGGCGATACCAGCAGTCGTTCCCGAAGTCCGGCAAACAATACGATGGCCAAGCCGAACCCGAACGCCGCCGAAAACGAATAAACGACCATATCGACAAAACCAAAATCATTCTTGATATTCAAAAGGGCGACACCCATAACGGCGCAGTTGGTGGTGATCAGCGGCAGGTAAATTCCCAGAGCGTTGTAGAGAGCCGGGCTCTGTTTCTTCAAGAAGATCTCGACAAATTGAACCAGCGCGGCGATGATGAGAATGAACACCAGCGTGGAAATGAACTCCAGGTCATATGGCTTGAGGATGAAGTGATAAGCCGACCAGGTGAAAATGGAAGCCAGGGTTACCACGAAAACAACCGCCGCTCCCATACCTATCGACGTACCCAATTTCTTGGAAACACCGCAGAACGGACAGTTGCCGAGGTACTGCGCCAGAAGAATATTATTTACGAAAATGGCGGCTATCGCTAACAGAAGCAATTCCATTGTCATCTCCTACGCCTAAGTCTGTATAAACGTCTCGCCGCGCATACGGCTGTACGCGTTCATCAACCCCAGCATGATTCCGAGGCAAATAAACGCACCGGGGGCTTTCACCATGAACTCAAACGGCTCAAAACTGTTCCACATCACTTGCATTCCGAGCCATGATCCGGATCCGAGTATCTCCCTTATCGACCCGACCAGGGTCAGCGAAATGGTAAAACCGATTCCCACACTCAAACCATCCGTCATCGAAAGCAGCATGCCGTTACGCGAGGCAAAGGCCTCGGCGCGTCCCAGAATGATACAGTTCACCACGATCAGTGGAATATATATGCCGAGCTGCTGTGACAGCGGGAAGAAGAACGCCCTCATGACCATCTCGACAATAACCACCAGCGTGGCGATGATTACGATATAGCTGGCTATGCGAACCTTGTCGGGAATCACCTTGCGAAGGGCCGAGATGAACAGGTTGGAGAATATCAGCACGAAAGTTACCGCCAGTCCCATACCCAGCCCGTTCTCGGCCGCCGAGGTCACTGCCAGCGAGGGACACAAACCTAAAACCAGTCTGAACGGCGGAAGGTCACGCCATAAGCCGTGTACAAGTACCTTTTTAAACTCCATGGTATCCCTCTATCGAATTTGAATCTATCGTCATTGATGCTTTTCCTGTTCGATGGCAGCCAGGATATCCTGCCGGTGCGATGTCATCAAATCTACAACGACATTGGTTCCGGCGACGACCGCTCTGGAGGAATATGTCGCGCCGCTGATAGCGTCGATTTGCTGGCCAAGCTGCACCGGCTGTTCAACCGACAAGCCGCTCCACTGCCTGCGGAAAGACATTTTCTCGACCTGTGATCCGACACCGGGCGTTTCCTTGTGCTCGATGATTTCGATCCCGATAATTTTTTCGGCTTTCAGATCAACGCCGATCATGATCATTATATCGCCACCATAGCCGCCCTGGCCGGCTGCTTCGATGGCAAGCCCGGCGACATCGTCGCCTTCTTTCCAATAAAAGATCGGATAGAGACGTCCGTCCGAAGCATACGTAATCTTGTTAACCAGCAACTCGGCTGCCGGGCGGTTGAACAGACGTTCCAAGGCCGGACCCCGCACGTAGAAATCGCTCTGAAGCTCAATACGCTCCGAGAGTGTTTGCCGGGCCAGTGTCAAAGCTCCGGCGGCAACCCCGCAAATGACGCTCAGAACGATTACCAGTCTGATTATCTCACGCACGGGACACCTCCGTGACACCCTTCACCTTCGGGGCAATCCTGTCCAAGAGCGGGTTGCACAGATTTATGAGAAGAACGGCAAACGCCGCGCCATCGACATATATGGAAAACGCGCGAATCAGCATAAGCAGCACTCCCCCCAGAAAACCATATATCAGCATGGGAATCCTGTTCACGGGCGAGGTGGTGTACTCGGTAGCCAGAAAGAACGCCGCGAAAACGGTACCTCTGGCCAGCAGGTAAAACCACGGGGAGGCATACTGAGCCGGGTCGGCAAGATGCAGTACGCCGGCCATGAAGAGCTGCCCGCCTATGAACGCCACCGGAATATGCCAGGTTATCTGCCGGGCGAGCAGAAGGATTATCCCGCCTATGAGCAAATACAGAACCAATCCATTGCCGATGCCGGCGACCTGTCGTCCCAGAAGAAGATCTTTCCAGTAATAGGCACTTTCCATGCTGCTTCCAAGTGTTTTTACCAGCCTGAGCGGTTCAACCATTTTCTGCGACCATTCAATCGTAACCATCGAGGCCGTGAAATCGAACCGTTGCGGCCATGAAACCCGCATTATCGCATAGCTCAACAGGACCGGGTGAACCGGATAGGCGCCGTAGCCGCCGAAGAGCTTCTTGCCGATCACAATCATGATAAAGCTGCCAACGACCAGCAACCACCAGGGGGCGTTATAAGGCATAGTGAAAGCCAG
Proteins encoded in this region:
- a CDS encoding FAD-dependent oxidoreductase, producing the protein MLLPIIVLSGIGFIAAVGLGIAARVFYVKEDPRIKGVLDILPGANCGGCGFAGCAACAEAMVQGQAEANACVVGQTEVANQVAEFLGMKLMDTEPQIACPDCQGGLRATKKYEYAGFDDCRAAVLYFHGHLICNHGCLGLGTCVKSCKFGAISMGENGLPKFHPELCVGCGACSRACPKGIISLISEKTKILHWNQYTECLAPCRQKCPAQINIPKYIQHIKRGEYAEALLTIKERNPLPLTCGRVCPEPCALACRRTINDEPVAINYLKRFAADWEMNSGRRLRIPVAPATGKKVAIIGGGPGGLSAAYYLRRLGHEVAIFEKMPALGGMLRYGIPEYRLPKKVLDWEIQGILDLGISATTSVEFGEDFSMDFLRAEKYDAIFVAVGAWSEQQLNIEGADLHGVFSGIAFLERMQSGEELRIGDHVIVIGGGNTAIDAARSSLRMGAKRVTIVYRRSRDEMPANPAEIVAAEEEGVQFRFLSAPLKIVGNDGFVSGLEIQGMKLGEPDPSGRRRPVAVEGTEEIIGCDLVIQAVGQFPNLDFLKEKGQPNLQTTKWNTIDAKEDTLQTDVPYVFTGGDCFTGPGLVVEAIAAGRFAARSIHYYMMEGKIPPIRDRQKGFIEDSLHKSIVGVEAKPRVHEPVVTLEDRLGTFKEVEGTIDEEDAAYESGRCLNCGIYCYDHDLEARMLAEQEAAKAGQ
- a CDS encoding M20/M25/M40 family metallo-hydrolase, whose amino-acid sequence is MRTLTAIFTACIIFASAASAGDLYRVELKSPLDAAVVKSMNVNVLLRADNTCLLLVEKHEAHFLNTSGLEHSLLATDIHRNQLAIDRRSDRKNAAVFKVLYEKDQFRLLLVDWDAAKIAGSKVEIFPLPDMEVDVKYQEPVLGVTPQMAFSALEDLQLLMDRVSQDSLESYVGRLVAFYRRLTGTTSNYAARDWISSKFREFGYDSVVTDPFTGARLWDRTPCAAANVIAYKPGTVYPNQHIIIGGHFDAVPESPGADDNASGTAAVLECARILADIETNMTIIFIAFDSEESGLLGATHYVEGAVERNDDIVLMINADMIAHFENSDKADVYSNGQNVYAQLWDQLGNAYVGIDADLGGMGASDHWPFQMAGYDVIFVQEKIFSTVYHTENDKTAYMDFEYMTRMVKATLATAYSTNASPPPVRIAALEEPGDGHSFVVHWNRIDAPTIARYELSYYSMLSPLDITAIDFGPEDTSFVIDGLTEGQEYCVSVLAYDNSDLTSIKTRSYYFTPRSLPAAPFDVLAMPLKDAVRLTWAYSNAELDFDHCAVLRDGVEITQTLDTFFVDDDAALGSSLHDYRVVAVDTDGNLSDTLSIAPFGARAATLALGRILAVNRTQVYSNDFVDEKETGEYMRLVLDGYDYDYFSDTTAVSGYRDCNSVELNDMIDYELVVIGAETARYEDIGVNPVLHGLLDTLGYYLSIGGKVIIFGRWGTVGGINFCDYTTTAWTYDDGYHDLFHIGGRFLTPTPWEYGSSYLPADLVGARSRLTAYPHLVWDSLATVSHSTSQDIAITDVAGIPCATYVRVDSSKADIIYRYHSRNNSDWEGQPVAWRYFGDDYSYVFFDIPLSFFGRDMATAALRQAVDEILSGAPSDGENPDDPGTGELPVSFALSQNYPNPFNPSTRIDIALPQACHVRLEVFNILGQRVARLLDREMQPGNYDVYWDGSGVASGLYLYRLRAGSFEQSKKMILVR
- a CDS encoding NAD(P)-dependent oxidoreductase codes for the protein MHSNLPGIVVTGASGFIGRHFVDAVKGKFRLFCLARRSQKESEIPSHENIRWTQVDIAHFDSLREPVRCILEHGGADFVLHLAGYYDFTNEDNEEYQRTNVQGTRNILKLAKQIGTRRFLFASSLAACKFPARGKTIDESSPPVAQYPYAISKRAGEELIKEHQEWFPSAIVRMAAIYSDWCEYPPLYVFINTWTASKWNSRVLGGRGHSAVPYLHVQDLIRFFLKVIEKTDSLPRLCTLNASPNGFTTHIELYKTATRYFFGRDVRPLLMPKFLVYPGMASRQAIGRITGDLPFERLWMASYIDKILNVDASATHSKLHWTPTPRYDILRRLLFLVENMKNHADAWHIRNEAALRRVAQRPNFVIYNHLVENREAIIDEIFRHIWQASPSSRFPRYRKLGEKALHWYIALIYQILCAVVRTRDRTLMRHYAETIARRRFVEGFDVGEVSDFLLTIGDVVSGILRSCPDLKGIEQRIYDFITMTFQLAADEIQDSYEFLSSEFAGAMDKAEEALIPANVGDLERIVFQIEDICQDMREDHLRDEIGKLRT
- a CDS encoding electron transport complex subunit E; the encoded protein is MEFKKVLVHGLWRDLPPFRLVLGLCPSLAVTSAAENGLGMGLAVTFVLIFSNLFISALRKVIPDKVRIASYIVIIATLVVIVEMVMRAFFFPLSQQLGIYIPLIVVNCIILGRAEAFASRNGMLLSMTDGLSVGIGFTISLTLVGSIREILGSGSWLGMQVMWNSFEPFEFMVKAPGAFICLGIMLGLMNAYSRMRGETFIQT
- the rsxA gene encoding electron transport complex subunit RsxA, translating into MELLLLAIAAIFVNNILLAQYLGNCPFCGVSKKLGTSIGMGAAVVFVVTLASIFTWSAYHFILKPYDLEFISTLVFILIIAALVQFVEIFLKKQSPALYNALGIYLPLITTNCAVMGVALLNIKNDFGFVDMVVYSFSAAFGFGLAIVLFAGLRERLLVSPVPRAMQGTAIALVTAGIMSLAFLGFSGMVN
- a CDS encoding FMN-binding protein codes for the protein MREIIRLVIVLSVICGVAAGALTLARQTLSERIELQSDFYVRGPALERLFNRPAAELLVNKITYASDGRLYPIFYWKEGDDVAGLAIEAAGQGGYGGDIMIMIGVDLKAEKIIGIEIIEHKETPGVGSQVEKMSFRRQWSGLSVEQPVQLGQQIDAISGATYSSRAVVAGTNVVVDLMTSHRQDILAAIEQEKHQ
- a CDS encoding FG-GAP-like repeat-containing protein, which gives rise to MRSIQKKVLRLTFVTALCAAALLINCSNNPEAPDKETASDQLLLEAEFSWTGVVLTWNRLDRAICSAYLVQRSETLDGDFVTTDTLDAFECACVDRALVANATYRYRLIALDNDNNQTIVSNLDTAIVSGSTLLLSDTALIFASGGGESPSINVLNGTVRATFDWTATESSDWFSLTAASGTTPEGFAIDALANTTGSDRSATVTVTADGIGESPQTLRVVQPVAGNILCPSADELATPPLGGTNPELSVFSCSGVPICNWVAESDADWLTVLPDSGASPTDLSLVAQPNRTGAARSCQISITPVGLVEPADVITITQDRPFRTPVSYSATGTPISVCTADFDGDGDKDLAVVHSDAAYVSIFANAGDGTFGAASNFAISGAAKWVRAADLDNDGDVDLACILASGSGYVILFNAGSGTFTSVSTTLNENLTRMALADCDNDGDRDLVTTNRVTGDALVLVNDGTGTFSQLVRKSLGAAPENVCVFDINNAGYLDILSANTSSDSVSMLTSSGLLTYNTAVKFLVEDQPVSLCSGDFNADTRADAAVVCKGAGSVRIMQNTGTSGAARFTNAGVLPVVSEPNSICSADLDADGDTDIAASGWGISVLVNAGGGVFASAIELGPTAEYMNDICAGDFDGDTDVDLAVTNETAGAVLVIINNTK
- a CDS encoding DMT family protein codes for the protein MRIVPIVMLVFSNLFMTYAWYGHLKDFRAKPLLIVIALSWGVAFFEYCLQVPANRIGFDYFSLGQLKVIQEVLTMIVFAGFAYFYMKQQLTWDFLWAGLCLVGAAYFMFRHLPSGN